In Paenibacillus guangzhouensis, a single window of DNA contains:
- a CDS encoding sugar isomerase domain-containing protein — MLMDRYFEAIETLQARVRSTQRKAIVQAATVIAEASAVGQAVHLYDTGHIVDHELIRRAGGLLLMKPLRATLHVDNPVRKRDLYGKERSMEGLGEYFLRASNVMPGDVLIMGSVSGKSVEAVDIALAAKEMGVKLIVLTSLTYSSQVKSMHSSQKRLFEIGDIVLDNGAPLGDALLEVEGLGTGICPASGLSAAYIMWAVTAETIDQLMAKGLTPSVYKSYNYADGWAYNDEQEKAYAESGY; from the coding sequence ATGTTGATGGATCGATATTTCGAAGCGATTGAGACACTGCAGGCGCGTGTACGATCGACGCAGCGGAAAGCGATTGTACAAGCTGCGACCGTCATTGCGGAAGCATCGGCGGTAGGACAGGCTGTTCATCTCTACGATACAGGGCATATCGTGGATCATGAACTCATTCGCAGGGCTGGAGGATTGCTGCTCATGAAGCCGCTACGGGCTACACTTCATGTGGATAATCCGGTTCGGAAGCGCGACCTGTACGGGAAGGAACGCTCGATGGAAGGGCTCGGCGAATATTTCCTGCGCGCTTCGAATGTCATGCCGGGGGATGTATTGATTATGGGTTCGGTCTCGGGCAAGAGCGTGGAGGCCGTCGATATCGCGCTCGCAGCCAAAGAAATGGGTGTGAAGCTGATCGTACTAACGTCGTTAACCTACTCATCTCAAGTCAAGTCCATGCATTCTTCGCAGAAACGGTTGTTCGAGATCGGGGATATCGTCCTGGATAACGGAGCCCCGCTCGGGGATGCACTGCTCGAGGTGGAGGGACTTGGGACAGGCATTTGCCCGGCTTCGGGGTTGTCGGCAGCGTACATCATGTGGGCGGTAACAGCTGAGACCATCGACCAGCTGATGGCGAAAGGACTGACCCCTTCGGTGTATAAGAGCTATAATTATGCAGATGGATGGGCATACAACGACGAACAAGAGAAGGCATACGCTGAGAGCGGTTATTGA